The DNA region AGTGCAAACCTATAACTACAGAACTAGGAATAACGGCATCAGAAATAATATTATTTCCGTAAAGTAGAGATATAGAAACAGGTTCACGAATAACATCAATATCTACTGGAGGGGCAGCAATGAATGCGATAATAAATACAAAAGTTGCGGTCAATAATGTAGAGATTATCAAAACACCAAACCATCCGATGTAAAAACTGTTTTCAGTGTTGGTTATCCAATTACAAAAGCGACCCCACAGGCTTTCAATTTCACGTCTCTCTAAAATTGCAGTCATAGTATAATCTtgatttaattaatcattaagGACTCCCAAGCGCACAAATTATCTAGAACTAGATAATTAAAGACTTGTTATTCAACAGTATAACATGACTTATATACCCGTGCATTTTAGTGTTTTTcgtattatattatttaaatttatttttatataaaaataatataaaaaattaatataagtaaatttgggttttaacatttgaatttatgcaaaattttagacccaAGGGCCTAATTTTTTTCCTTGAACCGGCCCGGCAGACAACTCTATTCCCACCTCTTTTTTGCCTATATTCTTTTGTTTCCCTCTTTTCCTTCTTCAATCTCATCGCGCGCAGCGCAAAAAATCTCcctctcttttctctttctctctctgtATATTTCGCTCAACGCGCGAGATTCAAGGTCAGTTCATCTAAAACACCTTTTTTTATCCTTTTCCTTTTAGGGTATTTATTTGCTTTCTTGTTTGGTTACTGAGAAAAAGAAAACACAGGCTAAGAAAAAAAGTCAAGAAAAGATGCCGAACGGTGGAAGTTTTTGATCTTTTCCTTTACGGAGCTGATAATGTTAGCTTGGGTTACTTGCTTTTTGTGTTCTGAGTTTGGGGTTTTCCTTTTTAATGTACGTATGTTTCGTGCTTGGtgtaagttttctttttatttgttttaagttgtttgagtgatttttttttgtttgatggaACTGAATGAAAATTTACCTCTAGGGATTTGATTTAGAATGTGCTACCTCGATGTTAAAGATTTGTTCTTTTAATTGctgaaaagaattttttttttgaagtcaAAGTAATATTTAGTGCAGGACAATGGTTGTGAATTAAGGAGCTATACGTTTGAGAATGCATATTCTGAAATGTGTATTGGGGGGCTAAAACAAATTTTAGTAGTTTGCGGAAggtgaaaattttgttttaaaagggcTTAAATTGAGTACTTTATAATTGAAAGGGACTGAAGTTAATATTGTACCACTTAGCTAGGAGTTGCCTTGGTCTCCCTCTAGCCCCTGAGTTTTGGTAGCTTATTCTGCTTTCGTTTTGGTCAAGAATTTGTCATGTCAAGCTAATAAAATAATGTTCAAAGGTATAAAATATAGGGTCGGGTTCATCACATTTGGTTTAGGGGCTAGCTTGGAGAAATAAATAGTTGTATTTATTTGTGTCTGGTAATCTTCGGTCATTAGCCTATAAGTAACCAAGTAGTAAAACTGACATTGGTCGGGTTTCTAATGAACCAATatcttatagtttttatttttttttatcttattcatTGTTAGTGGTCTATGTTTTCTGTAACCTTAGACTGTCCATA from Gossypium hirsutum isolate 1008001.06 chromosome A04, Gossypium_hirsutum_v2.1, whole genome shotgun sequence includes:
- the LOC121228113 gene encoding photosystem II protein D1; protein product: MTAILERREIESLWGRFCNWITNTENSFYIGWFGVLIISTLLTATFVFIIAFIAAPPVDIDVIREPVSISLLYGNNIISDAVIPSSVVIGLHFYLIWEAASVDE